The DNA window CCGGTCGGGGCGGCGATCAGCGTGTCGCGGCCGGCGGCGATATGCGTCCACCCCTGCTCCTGGGGCAAGGTGGGCCGGCCCAACCGGTCGGCGAACCATCGGCTGACGAGTGGATGAAACGGCGGGGGCGTCACGACTCTCTTCTCCGACCTCCTCAATTCTGGCGCCATCCGGCAGGTGCTGTCCAGTGCCGGGACGAAACACATTTTCCTTCTACACTCTCGGCCCACGGGGATCCACGAAGGGAGCCCAACGTCATGCGGCGAGTACGGGCGGTAACGGTCGGGGGCGCGATCGCAGTGCTGGTCCTTGCCGGCGGCCTCTCCGCCACCGGTGCGGCTCCCGGAGATGCCAGGGGGCCGGCTCCGGGAGAGTGGGGGCGTCGGGCCGACCTGCTGGAACCCAACTCCGAATTCGCCCTGGCCGAGCTGTCCGGCAAGCTCTATGTCATCGGCGGATATCCGGCGAGCCGCGAGACGGTGCGCACGGTGCAGATCTACGACATCGCCCGCGACCGCTGGGAGCTGGGGCCGCCGATTCCGCAGCCCAACAACCACGGTATGGCCGCCAGCGTCGGCGGCCTCGTCTACCTGATCGGCGGCCAGACCACTGCCACGGGTGAGAGCTACGTCAACACGGTCTATGCGCTGGACCCGGCCGTGGGCCGGTGGGTCCCGCGGGCCCCCATGCCGACGGCGCGCAGCGCCGGCGTGGCGCTCGTGCACGAGGGCCGGATTTACGTCGCCGGCGGGCGGCCCCCGCGGGGCCACGACTTCGCGGTCTACGATCCGGCCGCCGACCGCTGGGAG is part of the Armatimonadota bacterium genome and encodes:
- a CDS encoding kelch-like protein, translated to MRRVRAVTVGGAIAVLVLAGGLSATGAAPGDARGPAPGEWGRRADLLEPNSEFALAELSGKLYVIGGYPASRETVRTVQIYDIARDRWELGPPIPQPNNHGMAASVGGLVYLIGGQTTATGESYVNTVYALDPAVGRWVPRAPMPTARSAGVALVHEGRIYVAGGRPPRGHDFAVYDPAADRWEVLPPLPSQRNHIAGAVIGGRLHIVGGRLGGGFTSEQSAAHEVYDPRTRTWTMAAPMLRPRSGINGVVARGCFHVWGGESAAGMFADHDYYDPRTNRWTRLPNMPIPVHGVTGSAYVDGLIWVTGGGTAVGGSSGSLYNQVYRPAVSCE